In Planifilum fimeticola, the following are encoded in one genomic region:
- the purS gene encoding phosphoribosylformylglycinamidine synthase subunit PurS: MIKATITVKLKPGVLDPQGEAVKGTLHTLGFGEVTDLRIGKTMEVWLDADDPAPAEERVKAMCEQLLANPVIETYSFSLEEGV, encoded by the coding sequence GTGATTAAGGCCACGATTACCGTGAAACTGAAACCGGGCGTGTTGGATCCGCAGGGGGAGGCGGTCAAAGGGACGCTGCACACCCTGGGATTCGGTGAAGTGACCGATTTGCGCATCGGGAAGACGATGGAGGTTTGGCTGGATGCCGATGATCCGGCGCCGGCGGAGGAACGGGTGAAGGCGATGTGTGAGCAACTGCTGGCCAATCCGGTCATCGAGACCTATTCCTTCTCGCTGGAGGAGGGGGTCTGA
- the purC gene encoding phosphoribosylaminoimidazolesuccinocarboxamide synthase, whose translation MNRGELLYEGKAKKLFRTEDPDVVRVVYKDDATAFDGKKKGNLPGKGEMNNRISAFFFRYLAKNGVDNHFVRRLSPTEQLVRKVKILPLEVVVRNRAAGSLAKRLGLEEGTPLPRPVVEFYYKNDELGDPLINEDHIAVLRLATPDQLEEMKNIALRVNGLLMELMEGRGVILVDFKLEFGLDRDGRLLLADEISPDTCRFWDAGTEEKLDKDRFRRDLGDVVEAYREIWRRLGGETRD comes from the coding sequence ATGAACCGGGGTGAACTGCTGTACGAGGGGAAGGCGAAAAAGCTGTTTAGGACGGAGGACCCGGATGTGGTGCGGGTGGTGTACAAGGATGATGCCACCGCCTTTGACGGGAAGAAGAAGGGGAATCTCCCGGGCAAGGGGGAGATGAACAACCGGATCAGCGCTTTCTTTTTCCGCTATTTGGCCAAGAACGGGGTGGACAACCACTTTGTCCGCCGGCTCTCGCCGACGGAGCAGCTGGTCCGGAAGGTTAAGATCCTTCCCTTGGAAGTGGTGGTACGGAACCGGGCGGCCGGCTCCCTCGCCAAGCGGCTGGGGCTGGAGGAGGGGACGCCCCTGCCCCGGCCGGTGGTGGAGTTTTATTACAAGAACGATGAACTGGGGGATCCGCTGATCAATGAGGATCACATCGCCGTGCTCCGGCTGGCGACTCCGGATCAGCTGGAGGAGATGAAGAATATCGCCCTGCGCGTCAATGGGCTGCTGATGGAGCTGATGGAGGGACGCGGGGTGATTCTGGTGGATTTCAAGCTGGAGTTCGGCCTGGACCGGGACGGCCGGCTCCTGCTGGCGGACGAGATCTCACCGGATACCTGCCGCTTTTGGGATGCCGGTACGGAAGAAAAGCTGGACAAGGATCGCTTTCGCCGGGACCTGGGGGACGTGGTGGAGGCGTACCGCGAAATTTGGCGACGGCTGGGAGGAGAAACCCGTGATTAA
- the purB gene encoding adenylosuccinate lyase, translating into MIERYTRPEMGEIWTEENRFRAWLEVEILACEAWAELGVIPREDVEKIRKNARIDVARIHEIERETRHDVVAFTRAVAETLGPESKWVHYGLTSTDVVDTALSYLLLQANRILLEDIDRFLEVLKKKALRYKDTVMMGRTHGVHAEPTTFGLKMALWYAEMKRNRERFVRAMEEVRVGKISGAVGTYANIDPFVEEYVCRKLGLEPAPISTQTLQRDRHAAYMATLALVATSLDKFATEIRGLQKSETREVEEAFKKGQKGSSAMPHKRNPVGSENVSGLARVIRGHMVSAYENVPLWHERDISHSSVERVILPDATILLNYLLNRFAGIVEELTVFPENMKRNMERTFGLIYSQRVLLTLIDKGLKREEAYDRVQRLAMRAWEEQRPFRPLVEADEVISEVLTPEEIADCFDYRYHLKHVDTLFRRLGLLDE; encoded by the coding sequence ATGATCGAACGTTATACCCGTCCCGAGATGGGAGAGATCTGGACGGAGGAAAACCGGTTCCGCGCCTGGCTTGAGGTGGAGATTCTCGCCTGTGAAGCCTGGGCGGAGCTGGGGGTGATTCCCCGGGAAGACGTGGAGAAGATCCGGAAAAACGCCCGGATCGACGTCGCCCGCATTCACGAGATCGAGCGGGAGACCCGGCACGACGTGGTGGCTTTCACCCGGGCGGTGGCGGAAACCCTGGGACCCGAGTCCAAATGGGTCCATTACGGGCTCACCTCCACCGACGTGGTGGACACGGCCTTGTCCTATCTGTTGCTTCAGGCCAACCGGATCTTGCTTGAGGATATCGACCGCTTTTTGGAGGTGCTGAAGAAAAAGGCCCTCAGGTACAAGGACACCGTGATGATGGGGCGCACCCACGGGGTGCACGCGGAGCCCACCACCTTCGGCCTGAAAATGGCTCTGTGGTATGCGGAGATGAAGCGAAACCGGGAGCGGTTCGTCCGGGCGATGGAGGAAGTGCGGGTGGGGAAAATCTCCGGCGCCGTGGGCACCTACGCCAACATCGATCCCTTCGTGGAGGAGTATGTGTGCCGGAAACTGGGTCTTGAGCCCGCGCCCATCTCGACTCAGACCCTGCAAAGGGACCGCCACGCGGCGTACATGGCCACCCTGGCCCTGGTCGCCACCTCCTTGGACAAGTTTGCCACCGAGATCCGCGGATTGCAGAAGAGCGAGACCCGCGAGGTGGAGGAGGCCTTCAAGAAGGGGCAAAAAGGCTCCTCGGCCATGCCCCACAAGCGGAATCCCGTCGGTTCGGAAAATGTGAGCGGCCTGGCCCGGGTGATCCGGGGACACATGGTTTCCGCCTACGAAAACGTCCCCCTGTGGCACGAGCGGGACATCTCCCACTCCTCCGTGGAGCGGGTGATTCTGCCCGACGCGACGATCCTCCTCAACTACCTCCTCAACCGCTTTGCGGGGATTGTGGAGGAGCTGACCGTGTTCCCGGAAAACATGAAGCGGAACATGGAGCGCACCTTCGGCCTGATCTATTCCCAGCGGGTCCTCCTCACCCTCATCGACAAGGGCTTGAAGCGGGAAGAGGCCTACGACCGGGTACAGCGACTCGCGATGCGGGCCTGGGAGGAACAGCGGCCCTTCCGCCCGCTGGTGGAGGCGGATGAGGTGATTTCCGAGGTTCTCACGCCGGAGGAGATCGCCGACTGTTTCGACTACCGATACCATCTGAAACACGTGGATACCCTGTTCCGCCGGCTGGGCCTGTTGGACGAGTGA
- the purK gene encoding 5-(carboxyamino)imidazole ribonucleotide synthase: MKRSTGRVFLPGSVVGILGGGQLGRMVILEGRKMGYRFVTLDPAADCPAGQVADRHIAKGYDDPEGAEALAEAADVIAYEFENVSAEAVKRLERRAALPQGSRLLEVTQHRLREKESLAAGGLPVTPFRAVRNPEEAKRAAEELGLPCVMKTATGGYDGKGQRLIRSAEEAASSWTDLSAGGRELILEQFVPFQKELSVVVARGIRGETASFPVAENIHRDHILHRTIVPAPIDEGIARQAKKLARDAAEHLGVVGLIAVEMFLLEDGRLLINELAPRPHNSGHYTYDACATSQFEQFLRAICGLPLGSPRLLTPAVMVNVLGQHLPGLLEKLPYLPPEVKVHLYGKREARYGRKMGHVTVLADANEALEIIHQIGLWEK, translated from the coding sequence ATGAAGCGGTCCACCGGACGGGTATTTCTCCCCGGAAGCGTGGTGGGCATCCTAGGCGGGGGACAGCTGGGACGAATGGTGATCCTGGAGGGGCGCAAGATGGGATACCGCTTCGTCACCCTGGATCCCGCCGCCGATTGCCCCGCAGGCCAGGTGGCCGACCGGCACATCGCCAAGGGCTATGATGATCCGGAAGGAGCGGAGGCCCTGGCGGAGGCTGCCGACGTGATCGCCTATGAATTTGAAAACGTCAGCGCGGAAGCCGTTAAGCGTTTAGAGCGGCGGGCGGCGCTTCCCCAGGGAAGCCGGCTGCTGGAGGTGACACAGCACCGCTTGCGGGAGAAGGAGTCCCTCGCGGCGGGCGGTCTTCCGGTCACCCCCTTCCGGGCGGTGAGGAATCCGGAGGAGGCGAAGCGGGCCGCTGAGGAGTTGGGGCTTCCCTGCGTCATGAAGACGGCCACCGGCGGATATGACGGCAAGGGACAGCGGCTCATCCGCTCCGCCGAGGAGGCGGCGTCCAGCTGGACCGATCTTTCCGCCGGGGGCCGGGAGTTGATCCTGGAGCAGTTCGTCCCCTTTCAGAAGGAGCTGTCGGTGGTGGTGGCCCGGGGGATCCGGGGGGAGACGGCCTCGTTTCCCGTGGCGGAGAACATCCACCGGGACCATATTTTGCACCGGACGATCGTTCCCGCTCCCATCGACGAAGGGATCGCCCGGCAGGCGAAGAAGCTGGCCCGGGACGCCGCCGAACACTTGGGGGTTGTGGGCTTGATCGCCGTCGAGATGTTTCTTCTGGAGGACGGACGCCTCTTGATCAACGAGCTGGCACCGCGCCCGCACAATTCCGGTCATTACACCTACGACGCCTGCGCCACCTCTCAATTTGAACAATTTCTGCGGGCGATATGCGGGCTGCCCTTGGGTTCACCCCGGCTGCTCACCCCCGCGGTCATGGTCAATGTTCTTGGGCAGCACCTGCCCGGACTGCTGGAAAAGCTGCCCTACCTGCCTCCGGAGGTGAAGGTGCACCTGTACGGGAAGCGGGAGGCCCGATACGGAAGAAAGATGGGACATGTGACGGTTTTGGCGGACGCGAACGAGGCGCTTGAAATCATTCATCAAATCGGCCTTTGGGAAAAGTAG
- the purE gene encoding 5-(carboxyamino)imidazole ribonucleotide mutase encodes MEKPLVGIIMGSTSDWPTMKRAAEVLAELEIPHEKRVVSAHRTPDEMFRYAEEAADRGIEVIIAGAGGAAHLPGMVAAKTVLPVIGVPIKTSALNGLDSLLSIVQMPGGVPVATVAIGEAGAVNAGLLAAEILGVKDSSVRKRLNARREEIRRRVLETADPEAKG; translated from the coding sequence ATGGAAAAGCCGTTGGTGGGAATCATCATGGGCTCTACGTCGGATTGGCCGACGATGAAACGGGCCGCGGAAGTGCTAGCGGAGCTGGAGATCCCCCACGAAAAGCGGGTGGTATCCGCCCACCGGACGCCTGATGAGATGTTTCGCTACGCGGAGGAAGCCGCGGACCGGGGGATCGAGGTGATCATTGCCGGAGCGGGCGGAGCGGCCCACCTTCCGGGGATGGTGGCGGCCAAGACGGTCTTGCCCGTCATCGGCGTGCCGATCAAGACATCGGCGTTGAACGGTTTGGATTCGCTGCTCTCCATCGTGCAGATGCCCGGCGGCGTGCCCGTGGCCACGGTGGCCATCGGAGAGGCGGGAGCCGTCAATGCCGGCCTCCTGGCGGCGGAGATTTTGGGCGTCAAAGACTCGTCCGTCCGGAAGCGCCTGAACGCCCGGCGGGAGGAGATCCGCCGGCGCGTGTTGGAGACGGCCGATCCGGAGGCGAAGGGATGA